A DNA window from bacterium BMS3Abin11 contains the following coding sequences:
- a CDS encoding transposase IS200 like protein, with translation MYHFVWIPKYRHKIFSTPQRKALKLIIQKIGYDYGIEIVELEIPEDHIHMVVRSEPKQSPNKIMQVIKSISAREFFRLFPNIKKRYFWGGKLWTQSYFFESIR, from the coding sequence ATGTATCATTTTGTGTGGATACCAAAGTATCGACATAAAATATTCAGTACGCCACAACGTAAAGCACTGAAGTTGATTATACAGAAAATTGGGTATGACTACGGAATTGAAATTGTAGAACTAGAAATACCAGAAGATCATATCCACATGGTAGTACGAAGCGAGCCGAAGCAGTCACCGAACAAGATAATGCAGGTAATCAAAAGTATTTCAGCAAGAGAGTTTTTTAGGCTTTTCCCGAACATCAAGAAACGTTACTTCTGGGGAGGGAAATTATGGACACAAAGCTATTTTTTTGAGTCGATTAGGTAA
- a CDS encoding polysulfide reductase, NrfD, with product MEGQVIANAFQNAYWGFPIALYFWLVGASAGSFVISTLGWVFGIKKYKPIAFFASNTAIVALLIVPVLLVIDLGKPYRFFHLYIFAHWSAPMVWGSFLITTYPIAMGFYSYFVYRENQRWARILGILAVILALATHWYTGVVMQLNPSRLPNHTSVAPLLFLTGAYVSGIGLLILCLWIRNFLVDVKARVSNELRADMARLMLYGIVFDLFLLGNEFLQMTYGTGEERTLLYDVLLGVFRWPYLYMEIVWGLLLPLVILVIPKINRTPNGVLIASFMTATGVYGMRIWWVMGTLYFQGHF from the coding sequence ATGGAAGGCCAGGTCATTGCCAACGCGTTCCAAAATGCCTACTGGGGATTTCCCATCGCCCTGTACTTCTGGCTGGTGGGCGCCTCTGCCGGCTCATTCGTGATCAGCACGCTGGGGTGGGTGTTCGGCATCAAGAAATACAAGCCCATCGCCTTTTTCGCCTCGAATACCGCCATCGTGGCGCTACTGATCGTGCCGGTACTGCTGGTCATCGACTTGGGCAAGCCCTACCGCTTTTTTCACCTCTATATTTTCGCCCATTGGTCAGCGCCGATGGTATGGGGGTCATTTCTCATCACGACCTATCCGATCGCCATGGGGTTCTACAGTTACTTCGTGTACCGTGAGAACCAGCGCTGGGCACGGATATTGGGGATCCTGGCTGTGATTCTGGCCCTGGCTACCCATTGGTACACGGGTGTGGTCATGCAGCTGAATCCGTCGCGATTGCCTAATCACACTTCGGTGGCGCCACTCCTGTTTTTGACCGGTGCGTACGTCTCGGGTATCGGACTACTCATTCTCTGCCTGTGGATACGCAACTTCCTGGTAGATGTAAAAGCCAGGGTGTCGAATGAGTTGCGGGCAGATATGGCGCGTCTCATGCTCTACGGTATCGTTTTCGACCTTTTTCTGTTGGGAAACGAGTTTCTGCAGATGACGTATGGGACAGGCGAAGAACGCACTCTCCTCTATGATGTATTATTGGGCGTATTCCGCTGGCCATACTTATATATGGAGATTGTATGGGGTCTCCTACTGCCGTTGGTCATTCTGGTTATCCCCAAGATCAATCGGACCCCCAACGGGGTGCTCATAGCCTCCTTCATGACTGCCACCGGCGTTTACGGTATGCGCATCTGGTGGGTTATGGGGACGTTATACTTCCAAGGCCATTTTTGA
- the ttrB_1 gene encoding tetrathionate reductase subunit B precursor — MVDRIYGMGGVPPGKGKAGRKRYAMVVDLRRCNGCNACTAACKANYDVPLGEWRMWVMETEMGEFPNTKRYVLPRLCNQCDDPPCVVSCPTQATFRHPDGFVLQRYNRCIGCRACMVACPYNARHLLPDYRRDKRNPRNVADKCDFCVVRVTRGLAPFCVASCTGGALIFGDINDPESEVARLVRENKIFTLRPELGTAPQVYYIGLNESIADPDFAFTNRSAQLRERYITFKHNSGVGGEMGGNIDASDMGFFGLVRQGLRNFASFFGEAPKKFFRGLY; from the coding sequence TTGGTTGATCGGATTTATGGCATGGGCGGAGTGCCACCCGGCAAAGGGAAGGCAGGCCGCAAGCGCTATGCGATGGTTGTAGATCTGCGGCGTTGCAATGGATGCAACGCTTGCACCGCCGCTTGCAAGGCTAACTATGATGTGCCGCTGGGTGAATGGCGCATGTGGGTCATGGAAACGGAGATGGGGGAATTCCCGAACACCAAGCGTTATGTATTACCGCGCTTGTGTAATCAATGCGACGACCCACCTTGCGTAGTGTCCTGTCCGACTCAGGCTACCTTCAGGCATCCCGACGGCTTCGTCCTGCAACGTTACAACCGCTGCATTGGTTGCCGCGCCTGCATGGTCGCCTGCCCATACAACGCCAGGCATCTGCTGCCCGATTACCGGCGAGACAAACGCAATCCCCGCAACGTCGCCGACAAGTGCGATTTCTGCGTCGTGCGCGTGACTCGCGGCCTGGCCCCGTTTTGCGTGGCCTCCTGCACCGGAGGGGCCCTCATATTCGGTGACATCAACGATCCCGAAAGCGAGGTAGCCCGTCTGGTCAGGGAGAACAAGATATTCACCCTAAGGCCGGAGCTGGGTACTGCACCACAGGTCTACTACATCGGCTTGAACGAGTCTATCGCCGATCCGGACTTCGCCTTTACTAACCGTAGTGCCCAGCTTCGTGAGCGTTACATCACCTTCAAGCATAACAGTGGGGTTGGCGGCGAGATGGGCGGCAATATCGATGCTTCTGATATGGGCTTTTTCGGTCTGGTGCGCCAGGGGCTGCGCAATTTCGCGAGCTTCTTCGGGGAGGCACCGAAGAAGTTTTTCAGAGGATTGTACTGA
- the citZ gene encoding citrate synthase 2, whose amino-acid sequence MAFIADFSDPDAAEEAVLAALASHQKVMGFGHRVYRESDPRNVLIKAWSKRLSDETGDSRLFTVSERIEQVMWREKKLFANLDFYSASVYYFLAIPVSLYTPVFVCARMSGWAAHVIEQRQHNRLIRPAANYIGPDKRSFVPLEKR is encoded by the coding sequence ATGGCCTTTATCGCCGATTTCTCCGATCCTGATGCCGCCGAAGAGGCAGTGCTTGCTGCGTTGGCATCACACCAGAAGGTGATGGGGTTTGGCCACCGGGTCTACCGGGAATCAGATCCACGTAACGTACTGATCAAAGCATGGAGTAAACGGCTGTCAGATGAAACCGGTGATAGTCGACTGTTTACTGTTTCCGAACGTATCGAGCAGGTGATGTGGCGCGAAAAAAAGCTGTTCGCCAATCTGGATTTCTACAGTGCCTCGGTTTATTACTTCCTCGCTATCCCGGTGTCACTGTATACCCCGGTGTTTGTGTGTGCGCGGATGAGTGGCTGGGCCGCTCATGTCATAGAGCAACGTCAGCATAATCGCCTGATCCGGCCTGCTGCCAATTATATAGGGCCAGACAAAAGATCCTTCGTGCCACTTGAGAAAAGATAA
- the prpD gene encoding 2-methylcitrate dehydratase — protein MNTQAPVPVDALLNQLTDYVLDYTPGSLDAYDTARYCLIDSLGCALCSLDDPDCQRVLGPLLDDITISGGICIPGLKQELEPVQAAFNLGSMIRWLDFNDTWLAAEWGHPSDNLGGILAAALLMEKRQPGVSLHDILTAMIKAYEIQGCLALGNSFNRFGLDHVILVRVATALVTSAMLGSSRQQVFNALSNAWVDGGTLRCYRHAPDTGSRKSWAAGDATARGLWLALLALRGEMGYPHALSTPGWGFQDSLLHGEELTLTQPLDCYVMQNILFKANFPAEFHAQTAVEAAIQLYAVEGERCDVIRRIVIETQQAGMRIINKTGTLNNPADRDHCLQYMVAIALLHGKLTSEDYHDSRAADPRIDRLRNCMEVVENPDFTCAYLDPLRRAIPGAVQIFFNDGSHSKRIAVEYPLGHLQRREEALPLLHKKFRINTSNYLEKDRCEQVLALLVDRERFDVMPVSDFMQLLRRRR, from the coding sequence ATGAACACACAGGCACCGGTACCGGTGGATGCATTGCTGAATCAACTCACGGACTATGTGCTCGATTACACCCCTGGTAGTCTGGATGCGTATGACACGGCTCGCTATTGTCTCATCGACAGTCTTGGTTGTGCCCTCTGCAGCCTCGATGACCCAGACTGCCAGCGTGTGCTCGGTCCACTGCTGGATGACATCACCATATCCGGTGGGATTTGTATCCCCGGACTGAAACAGGAACTGGAACCGGTACAGGCCGCCTTTAATTTGGGCAGCATGATCCGCTGGCTGGATTTCAACGACACCTGGCTGGCTGCAGAATGGGGACACCCGTCAGATAACCTCGGCGGAATTCTGGCTGCGGCACTGTTGATGGAAAAACGCCAGCCTGGTGTTTCGTTGCACGATATCCTGACGGCAATGATTAAGGCCTATGAAATACAGGGCTGCCTGGCCCTTGGTAACAGCTTTAATCGGTTTGGGCTGGATCATGTCATCCTGGTGCGGGTTGCTACTGCACTGGTTACCAGCGCCATGCTCGGCTCTTCGCGCCAACAGGTTTTTAATGCCCTGTCGAATGCCTGGGTGGATGGCGGCACCTTGCGGTGTTACCGCCATGCCCCGGATACCGGTTCGCGTAAAAGTTGGGCGGCGGGGGATGCCACCGCGCGTGGCCTGTGGCTGGCGCTACTGGCCTTGCGAGGTGAGATGGGATATCCGCACGCGCTCAGCACACCCGGCTGGGGTTTCCAGGACAGCCTGTTGCACGGCGAGGAACTCACCCTGACACAACCGCTCGACTGTTACGTGATGCAAAATATCCTGTTCAAGGCAAACTTTCCGGCCGAATTTCATGCCCAGACAGCCGTTGAAGCCGCCATACAATTGTATGCAGTGGAAGGTGAACGTTGCGATGTCATCAGGCGTATCGTGATAGAAACCCAGCAGGCTGGTATGCGCATCATCAACAAGACCGGCACGCTGAATAATCCGGCAGACCGTGACCACTGTCTGCAATACATGGTGGCTATTGCGCTTTTGCACGGTAAGCTGACCAGCGAGGATTACCATGACAGCCGAGCGGCCGACCCGCGCATTGATCGATTGCGTAACTGTATGGAGGTTGTCGAAAATCCTGATTTCACGTGCGCCTATCTCGACCCGTTACGGCGTGCGATTCCCGGTGCCGTGCAGATATTTTTTAATGACGGTAGCCACAGTAAACGCATCGCTGTGGAATATCCTCTCGGTCATCTTCAACGACGGGAGGAAGCACTGCCTCTGCTGCACAAAAAATTCCGCATCAACACTAGCAACTATCTCGAAAAGGATCGCTGTGAACAGGTTCTGGCACTGCTAGTCGATAGAGAACGCTTTGATGTCATGCCGGTGAGCGACTTTATGCAACTGTTGCGTAGGCGGCGTTAA